The following proteins are encoded in a genomic region of Triticum dicoccoides isolate Atlit2015 ecotype Zavitan chromosome 1B, WEW_v2.0, whole genome shotgun sequence:
- the LOC119333221 gene encoding double-stranded RNA-binding protein 6-like, which translates to MYKNQLQELAQRSCFNLPAYTCLREGPDHAPRFKAAVIFNGEQFESPGFFTTLRQAEHAAAEVALAALARRGPSYSLAARILDETGVYKNLLQEVAQRVGAPLPSYTTERSGLGHLPVFTCTVELAGITFTGDHAKNKKQAEKNAASAAWASLKQLAREEANTTNEPENNDEQEQIRIARALLNYRTKEKIAMANNPNASPFPKKFPMQPERKPCFGQSSQSSYSKILPLFRPKSSSRSRPESPAAADGASQSPFWPIESSNSRSRFPAAEAAPYVPVGHYRMPCHSMAPPVTVRSSIPVFSAPPLPPPSGRTQQLPPLLSNPPSVRMASPVHIRPASPHFAPSGPAQRPRPVMSVQMKDVQHKPIRESMSSAIPIQVKDAQQRPTKESRSSAMPVQAKDAQHQLFKGSMSSSVMPIQMKDVQPQPAKEPLSEGKDAPPAATEPPVKIEAPAQVKEASEVVTSEVVPCPAVDAAGSASTSTSECSTAAPASQSGADDDAAKGEEAREDVLETEAALEEGIIKLLEIK; encoded by the exons ATGTATAAGAACCAGCTTCAGGAGCTGGCGCAGCGGAGCTGCTTCAACCTGCCGGCGTACACGTGCCTGCGGGAGGGGCCGGACCACGCGCCGCGGTTCAAAGCTGCGGTCATCTTCAACGGCGAGCAATTCGAGAGCCCCGGGTTCTTCACGACGCTCCGCCAGGCCGAGCATGCTGCCGCCGAGGTCGCCCTCGCCGCGCTCGCCCGGCGCGGCCCCTCTTACTCCCTAGCCGCCCGCATCCTG GATGAAACAGGGGTTTACAAAAACCTTCTACAGGAAGTAGCCCAGAGAGTTGGGGCACCGTTGCCTTCATATACAACAGAGCGGTCTGGCCTTGGCCATCTGCCAGTTTTCACATGCACAGTAGAATTAGCGGGGATCACCTTTACAGGTGATCATGCTAAGAATAAGAAGCAAGCTGAAAAAAATGCTGCTTCTGCAGCCTGGGCTTCGTTGAAACAAT TGGCACGTGAGGAGGCGAATACGACCAATGAACCGGAGAACAATGATGAGCAGGAGCAGATCAGGATTGCCCGAGCCCTTCTCAACTATCGCACGAAGGAAAAGATAGCGATGGCCAATAATCCCAATGCTTCACCATTTCCCAAGAAATTTCCCATGCAACCAGAGAGGAAGCCTTGTTTTGGTCAATCCTCTCAGTCCAGTTACTCGAAGATTCTTCCTCTATTCCGGCCAAAGTCTAGTTCAAGATCCAGACCAGAGTCACCAGCCGCGGCTGATGGAGCATCACAGTCACCGTTCTGGCCCATTGAAAGCTCTAATTCAAGGTCGAGGTTCCCGGCCGCAGAAGCAGCCCCTTATGTCCCAGTTGGGCACTACCGTATGCCTTGTCATAGTATGGCTCCTCCGGTCACAGTCAGGAGCTCTATCCCTGTGTTCTCTGCTCCACCTCTCCCACCTCCAAGTGGACGCACACAGCAGCTTCCTCCTCTCCTGAGCAACCCACCGTCAGTCCGGATGGCATCCCCAGTTCACATCAGGCCAGCTTCTCCACACTTTGCTCCCTCGGGTCCTGCGCAGCGTCCAAGACCTGTGATGTCTGTTCAGATGAAGGATGTGCAGCACAAGCCAATAAGGGAATCGATGTCGTCTGCGATCCCTATTCAGGTGAAGGATGCGCAGCAGAGGCCAACCAAGGAATCGCGATCATCTGCGATGCCTGTTCAGGCAAAGGATGCGCAACACCAGCTGTTTAAGGGATCGATGTCGTCGTCTGTGATGCCCATTCAGATGAAGGATGTGCAGCCCCAGCCAGCAAAGGAACCATTGTCAGAAGGTAAGGACGCACCACCGGCGGCGACTGAGCCTCCGGTTAAGATCGAGGCTCCAGCTCAAGTCAAGGAAGCTTCAGAGGTGGTCACCAGTGAAGTAGTCCCATGCCCTGCTGTTGATGCTGCTGGTTCTGCTTCTACTTCTACCAGTGAATGCAGCACTGCTGCCCCAGCAAGCcagtctggggctgatgatgatgcagCCAAGGGTGAAGAGGCGCGTGAGGACGTCCTGGAAACTGAAGCAGCACTGGAGGAGGGCATCATCAAGCTTTTAGAGATAAAATGA